In Passer domesticus isolate bPasDom1 chromosome 1, bPasDom1.hap1, whole genome shotgun sequence, one DNA window encodes the following:
- the DSCC1 gene encoding sister chromatid cohesion protein DCC1 isoform X2 has translation MSTSYGSLIIRGEKDEHAVLCSKDKTYDMKIADTSNMLLFVPGCKTPEELNADQTCNIIHSQIAGFSKNYWELRRCRPKLKKLRKLLMEDPYEGPDSQKDQASTFSKYTTEDLLSLIQASEEEILHQLQVIDACKIEGYWRILDFDYEMKLLNHVTQLIDSESWPLSKVPLCACLEELGSLEPREMIEHILLSYGRKYVDDGEVFFAMHEDKICRAIAQMLLQNAVKFNLSEFEEVWQQSVPEGMTTRLDQLQGLALVDKSSRPETIFLLKVEDLPEDNQERFNSLFGIREKWTEVDITPYIQDLCAEKQTVGALLTKYARSSMLNGVKVYNSRRPIS, from the exons cctaATAATTCGTGGTGAGAAGGATGAACACGCAGTGTTGTGCAGCAAAGATAAAACTTATGACATGAAAATAGCAGATACCTCAAATATGCTGCTGTTTGTTCCTGGCTGCAAAACCCCAGAGGAGCTGAATGCAGATCAGACATGTAATATTATTCATTCACAG ATTGCTGGTTTCTCCAAGAACTATTGGGAATTAAGGAGATGTCGACCAAAACTGAAGAAACTGAGGAAGCTTTTAATGGAAGATCCATATGAAGGGCCTGATAGTCAGAAAGATCAGGCTTCAACATTTTCAAAG TATACAACAGAAGATTTGTTAAGTCTCATTCAAGCAAGTGAAGAAGAAATACTCCACCAATTGCAGGTTATAGATGCCTGCAAAATCGAAG GATATTGGAGAATTCTAGACTTTGATTATGAGATGAAACTCCTGAATCATGTGACTCAGCTAATAGACTCAGAGTCCTGGCCTTTGAGTAAGGTTCCTCTCTGTGCCTGCCTTGAAGAACTTGGATCTCTAGAACCCAG agagATGATAGAACACATTCTTTTAAGCTATGGCAGGAAATATGTTGATGATG GGGAGGTTTTCTTTGCAATGCATGAAGATAAAATATGCAGAGCTATAGCACAAATGCTTTTGCAGAATGCAGTTAAATTCAACCTGTCAGAGTTTGAAGAAGTCTGGCAACAGAGTGTCCCTGAGGGGATGACAACAAGGCTTGATCAGCTTCAG GGCTTGGCTCTTGTGGATAAAAGTTCCAGACCAGAGACCATCTTTCTGCTAAAAGTGGAAGACTTACCTGAAGACAATCAGGAAAGATTCAACAGCTTATTTGGCATACGGGAAAAGTGGACAGAAGTGGATATTACCCCTTATATACA AGACTTGTGTGCAGAGAAGCAGACTGTTGGTGCTCTTCTGACAAAATATGCTCGCTCCTCAATGCTGAATGGTGTAAAAGTTTATAATTCCAGAAGACCCATCTCATAA